A region of Fibrobacter succinogenes subsp. succinogenes S85 DNA encodes the following proteins:
- a CDS encoding sodium:solute symporter family protein — MKLLLIYFFVLGFICIRDLFKVKNFDDYVVAGRKQSSPFVFMSLMATVLGASATVGIAARAESIGFAAFWWLAVGAIGFWFQAAFLSKPVHDLDVRTLPEIAEKTVGKTGRKLVALIIAVSWIGIIAAQFAAVAGFIGLVLGHEAGTQSVLITAVIVIVYTLLGGQLSVVRTDALQFGILTLGFFAAAIYLFGGFSGAENAALQAAGNLAASSSTVNSAGLATFGSFNLLNEKFGTSDLAIMLFTIGGAYFLGPDVISRNLVAKDATSARKAVVAGSFAILAFSVIIVLLGMWAATYTPATAGSATNPLFRLASGVLPLPLAALLSVGLLSALLSSADTCLINSAAIFGSDILNTRRISVVRISVVVIGIIATYLALQGKDIIGLLTMAYSVYTPGIVAPLAVAIIAHKRFKVKKTLWYAGVIIGGLFGLIPAILASTAKIQSPAYLPLVGIAISLAFALASLRKK, encoded by the coding sequence ATGAAACTTCTTCTCATTTACTTCTTTGTTCTCGGTTTTATCTGCATCCGAGACTTGTTCAAAGTCAAAAATTTTGACGATTACGTTGTTGCAGGTCGCAAGCAAAGTTCCCCGTTTGTATTCATGAGCCTCATGGCAACCGTCCTTGGGGCATCCGCAACGGTGGGCATTGCCGCACGTGCCGAGAGCATCGGCTTTGCCGCCTTCTGGTGGCTCGCCGTTGGAGCGATTGGGTTCTGGTTTCAAGCCGCATTTTTGAGCAAGCCCGTTCACGATCTGGACGTGCGAACGCTTCCCGAAATTGCAGAAAAGACAGTCGGAAAAACAGGTCGAAAGCTCGTCGCTCTAATCATAGCCGTTTCTTGGATCGGAATCATCGCCGCACAATTTGCGGCCGTCGCAGGATTTATCGGGCTTGTGCTCGGTCACGAGGCCGGGACGCAATCCGTACTAATTACCGCTGTGATCGTCATTGTCTACACGCTATTGGGCGGGCAGCTTTCTGTCGTCCGTACCGACGCTTTGCAATTTGGAATTTTGACACTCGGATTTTTCGCCGCCGCCATTTATCTGTTCGGCGGATTCTCGGGCGCCGAAAATGCAGCACTCCAAGCCGCTGGCAATCTCGCCGCCAGCAGTTCGACCGTCAATAGCGCGGGACTCGCGACTTTCGGCAGCTTCAATCTTTTGAACGAGAAATTTGGCACCAGCGATTTAGCCATCATGCTATTCACTATCGGCGGCGCTTATTTCCTTGGTCCCGATGTTATTTCTAGAAACCTCGTCGCCAAAGACGCAACATCGGCACGCAAAGCCGTTGTTGCCGGCAGTTTTGCCATACTCGCCTTTAGCGTGATCATCGTTTTGCTCGGCATGTGGGCCGCCACTTACACCCCTGCTACAGCAGGCTCCGCCACGAATCCGCTGTTCCGCCTCGCCTCCGGCGTGCTCCCACTCCCGCTTGCCGCCCTCCTTTCCGTCGGGCTTTTGTCAGCACTCCTTTCATCGGCAGATACATGCCTTATCAATTCCGCCGCCATTTTCGGAAGCGACATTCTGAACACGCGCCGCATTTCCGTCGTGCGTATTTCTGTCGTTGTCATCGGCATTATCGCCACCTACCTTGCACTCCAAGGGAAAGACATCATCGGGCTTTTGACGATGGCCTACTCCGTTTACACGCCGGGTATCGTCGCCCCGCTCGCGGTCGCCATCATCGCGCACAAAAGATTCAAAGTCAAGAAAACGCTCTGGTACGCAGGCGTGATTATCGGCGGGCTCTTCGGACTCATTCCCGCAATTCTCGCCTCCACCGCAAAAATCCAAAGCCCCGCTTACTTGCCGCTTGTCGGGATTGCGATATCGCTTGCGTTTGCATTGGCAAGCTTGAGAAAGAAATAA
- a CDS encoding glutamine synthetase III encodes MPAAPANVNFYGEDVFNADAMRTYLPKDICEKLLATIDEGVALDPSIAGDVAHAMKRWAMDRGATHFTHWFQPLTGSTAEKHDSFIEPSGGKAIMAFSGKNLIVGEPDASSFPSGGLRSTFEARGYTAWDPTSPAFIKRHGNGATLCIPTAFCSYTGEALDKKTPLLRSLQALSKSTRRLMTCFKAGPKKTTVTLGAEQEYFLIDKRFYLQRPDLYQAGRTIFGATPAKHQQMNDHYFGSIPSRILNFMNDVEKELWKLGIPAKTRHNEVAPAQFELAPLFEEVNLACDHNMLVMETLRNVADRYGLVCLLHEKPFAGVNGSGKHNNWSLSYGKGNLLNPGKDPHQNAVFLTAICAIMYAVDTHADLLRMTCAGAGNDHRLGAHEAPPAIISIYLGDQLTDVIEQLEQGVPKSSKQAGAMKLGSDTLPPLPRDATDRNRTSPFAFTGNKFEFRAPGSSQSCSEPNVVLNTIVAEAFDMISEQLEKLDDKNFHTGLQKILQKIVKEHKRILYNGNGYTEEWVKEAEKRGLPNIRTSMEALKALTKDENIALFEKYGVMNRAEMVSRYEVNVEDYHKRIHIEGEIARDMAKNIIMPAVVEAYSKALKTNEMALNQGFPGLDGYAKSLGEGMNRLLAAIDVMEKALGGLHEGIVDAIATLRKEVDGLEKIVPNELWPLPKYREMLFIY; translated from the coding sequence ATGCCTGCCGCTCCGGCAAATGTCAATTTCTATGGCGAAGACGTTTTCAATGCCGATGCCATGCGCACCTACCTCCCGAAGGATATTTGCGAAAAGTTGCTCGCAACGATCGATGAGGGCGTGGCTCTTGATCCGAGCATCGCAGGCGATGTCGCTCACGCCATGAAGCGCTGGGCAATGGATCGCGGTGCAACACACTTTACGCATTGGTTCCAGCCTTTGACGGGTTCGACGGCCGAAAAACACGACAGTTTTATTGAACCGTCTGGTGGCAAGGCCATTATGGCTTTCAGCGGTAAGAATTTGATTGTGGGCGAACCGGACGCTTCGAGCTTCCCGAGTGGTGGCTTGCGCTCCACGTTTGAGGCCCGCGGCTATACCGCTTGGGACCCGACTTCTCCGGCTTTCATCAAGCGTCACGGCAATGGTGCTACGCTCTGCATCCCGACTGCATTCTGCAGCTACACCGGTGAAGCTCTCGACAAGAAGACGCCGCTCCTCCGCAGCTTGCAAGCGCTTTCCAAGTCGACTCGCCGCCTCATGACTTGCTTCAAGGCCGGTCCGAAGAAGACGACTGTTACGCTCGGCGCCGAACAGGAATACTTCCTCATCGACAAGAGATTTTATCTGCAACGCCCGGACCTGTATCAGGCCGGTCGTACGATTTTCGGTGCTACTCCTGCAAAGCACCAACAAATGAATGACCATTACTTTGGCAGCATCCCGAGCCGCATCTTGAACTTTATGAACGATGTGGAAAAGGAACTGTGGAAGCTTGGTATCCCGGCAAAGACTCGTCACAACGAAGTGGCTCCGGCCCAGTTCGAACTTGCTCCGCTCTTTGAAGAAGTGAACCTTGCTTGCGACCACAACATGCTTGTGATGGAAACGCTCCGCAATGTGGCGGACCGCTACGGTCTCGTTTGCTTGTTGCACGAAAAGCCGTTTGCAGGCGTGAATGGTTCTGGCAAGCACAACAACTGGAGCCTTTCTTACGGCAAGGGTAATTTGCTCAATCCGGGTAAGGACCCGCATCAGAATGCCGTGTTCCTCACTGCCATTTGCGCCATCATGTATGCCGTCGATACGCATGCTGATTTGCTCCGCATGACTTGCGCAGGTGCTGGTAACGATCATCGTCTCGGCGCTCACGAAGCTCCTCCAGCAATCATCTCCATTTACCTCGGCGATCAGCTCACGGACGTGATTGAACAGCTTGAACAAGGCGTGCCGAAGTCCAGCAAGCAAGCGGGAGCCATGAAGCTTGGCTCTGATACGCTCCCGCCACTCCCGCGTGACGCCACGGACCGCAACAGAACTTCGCCGTTTGCATTTACGGGCAACAAGTTTGAATTCCGTGCACCGGGTTCTAGCCAGAGCTGCTCTGAACCGAACGTTGTCTTGAATACGATTGTCGCTGAAGCTTTTGACATGATCTCTGAACAGCTTGAAAAGCTTGATGACAAGAACTTCCACACGGGCCTGCAAAAGATTTTGCAGAAGATTGTGAAGGAACACAAGCGCATTCTTTACAATGGCAACGGCTACACTGAAGAATGGGTGAAGGAAGCGGAAAAGCGCGGCCTCCCAAACATCCGCACTTCTATGGAAGCACTCAAAGCATTGACGAAGGATGAAAACATTGCGCTCTTTGAAAAGTATGGCGTGATGAACCGTGCCGAAATGGTTTCCCGTTACGAAGTGAATGTGGAAGATTACCACAAACGCATCCACATCGAAGGCGAAATCGCTCGTGACATGGCGAAGAACATCATTATGCCGGCTGTTGTCGAGGCTTACTCCAAGGCGCTCAAGACAAACGAAATGGCTCTCAACCAGGGTTTCCCGGGGCTTGACGGTTACGCCAAGTCGCTCGGCGAAGGCATGAACCGCTTGCTCGCCGCAATTGACGTGATGGAAAAGGCGCTCGGTGGACTCCACGAAGGCATTGTCGATGCGATTGCCACTCTCCGCAAGGAAGTGGATGGCCTCGAAAAGATTGTGCCGAACGAACTTTGGCCGCTGCCGAAGTATCGCGAGATGCTTTTCATCTATTAG
- a CDS encoding sigma-54 interaction domain-containing protein, whose translation MDIEALENTTFAAIVEKIQKVRKRGELLESIHGILKKNFETVEAEHQIECQKIRNVIEGIPGELIGNTREMREVSKLVRQIAPTAATVLIRGKAGTGKEYVARSIHELSERKDSPFVALNCDALTEGANSFESELFGFERGAFTGATNRHIGKAEQANGGTLFLDEVADLPLPAQIKLLQFIQEQSFKRLGSNIEQRCNVRLIASTGKNLEAMMQHGTFREDLYYRLNIFQISLPELIQRKTDILLLADHFIEKMNYKYGKKILRLSSPAIDMLMSYHWPGNVRELENCIEHACLATTDVCINAYDLPPTLQTDVTSGTSVLPEGNSPLSTLMDSYEREILSEALRRHDGNMSAAGRDLSVSPRMMLYKIRRLGIAASN comes from the coding sequence ATGGATATCGAAGCTCTTGAAAACACGACTTTCGCGGCCATCGTCGAGAAAATCCAAAAGGTTCGCAAGCGTGGCGAACTTTTAGAGAGCATCCACGGGATTTTAAAGAAAAACTTCGAAACCGTCGAAGCGGAACACCAAATTGAATGCCAAAAAATCCGCAACGTCATTGAAGGTATTCCAGGCGAACTCATCGGTAACACGCGCGAAATGCGCGAAGTGAGCAAGCTCGTCCGCCAAATCGCCCCCACCGCTGCAACAGTCCTCATCCGCGGCAAGGCAGGCACCGGCAAGGAATACGTCGCAAGGAGCATTCACGAGCTTTCGGAACGCAAAGATTCCCCGTTCGTAGCGCTAAACTGCGATGCCCTCACCGAGGGCGCGAACTCTTTTGAAAGCGAACTTTTCGGCTTTGAACGCGGGGCTTTCACAGGCGCCACCAACCGCCACATCGGCAAGGCCGAACAAGCTAACGGCGGCACGCTCTTTCTAGACGAAGTCGCCGACTTGCCGCTCCCCGCGCAAATCAAGCTATTGCAATTTATTCAGGAACAAAGTTTCAAGCGCCTCGGCAGTAACATCGAGCAGCGCTGCAACGTGCGCCTTATCGCAAGCACAGGCAAAAATCTCGAAGCCATGATGCAGCACGGCACGTTCCGCGAAGACCTTTACTACCGTCTAAACATTTTCCAGATTTCGCTCCCCGAGCTTATCCAGCGCAAGACGGACATTTTGCTTTTAGCAGACCATTTCATCGAAAAGATGAATTACAAATACGGCAAGAAAATTTTGCGATTAAGCTCACCCGCCATTGACATGCTCATGAGCTACCACTGGCCCGGTAACGTGCGCGAACTTGAAAACTGCATTGAACACGCATGCCTTGCCACAACCGATGTCTGCATCAACGCCTACGACTTGCCGCCCACGCTGCAAACAGACGTCACATCAGGAACGTCCGTGCTCCCCGAAGGGAATAGTCCGCTATCTACGCTGATGGACAGCTACGAACGAGAAATTTTAAGCGAAGCGCTCCGCCGTCATGACGGCAACATGAGCGCCGCCGGGCGCGACCTTTCCGTGAGTCCGCGCATGATGCTATACAAAATAAGGCGGCTAGGAATAGCCGCCTCGAATTAG
- a CDS encoding YncE family protein codes for MKKFLMLATASSLALYMTACSDNSTSADDEPLKPGSVYAFASDAYAGDVGELYGVDDDKLSGTSLEFYQDTKIIGLDGNLFVLERKGKDNLTLVDVSENKAKWQKKLDKEANPSDLVKANKDEVWVSYENVAKIVKVSVKNGEITKTINTDKFCQGEALSPNLVDLEVSGDTLFALFGRSENYNFKVPALLAMYKLDNGDLLDTIRLAKKNPMAMGFTKGKLYVATAGEWNLETYHMDADDTRGIEVVDFAKKSSSMVVDGKKLGGGVWNTIVLADGIAYAPVIEQWGSVSLAEVDLAEKSVKKISGVDDVESLAYDEATGVLYIGDRGSKAALYAYEDGKLNKIEAPKDMLPVYSVTIVR; via the coding sequence ATGAAAAAATTCCTCATGCTTGCAACGGCATCGTCCCTTGCCCTCTACATGACGGCTTGCTCGGACAACTCCACTTCTGCTGATGATGAACCGCTTAAGCCGGGTTCTGTTTATGCATTTGCGTCTGATGCATATGCGGGTGACGTTGGCGAACTCTATGGAGTGGATGACGACAAATTGTCCGGAACGTCTCTTGAATTCTATCAAGATACCAAGATAATTGGCCTTGATGGTAATCTTTTCGTCCTTGAAAGAAAGGGTAAGGACAACCTTACGCTTGTTGATGTTTCTGAAAATAAGGCAAAATGGCAAAAAAAATTGGATAAAGAAGCCAACCCGAGCGACCTTGTAAAGGCCAATAAAGATGAAGTTTGGGTCTCGTATGAAAATGTCGCTAAAATTGTAAAGGTATCCGTAAAGAATGGAGAAATTACCAAGACTATTAATACGGATAAGTTCTGCCAGGGCGAAGCTTTGTCCCCGAATCTTGTGGATCTTGAAGTGAGTGGCGATACCTTGTTCGCACTCTTTGGCCGTTCTGAAAATTATAATTTTAAGGTTCCGGCTCTCCTTGCTATGTATAAGCTTGATAATGGCGATTTGCTGGATACAATTAGACTTGCGAAGAAAAATCCGATGGCAATGGGCTTTACCAAGGGTAAGCTTTATGTGGCAACCGCTGGTGAATGGAATCTTGAAACCTATCATATGGATGCCGATGATACTCGTGGTATTGAAGTTGTTGACTTTGCTAAGAAGAGTTCCTCGATGGTTGTTGATGGCAAGAAGTTGGGTGGCGGCGTCTGGAATACGATCGTTCTTGCAGATGGCATTGCCTATGCTCCTGTGATTGAACAGTGGGGTAGTGTGTCTCTTGCTGAAGTTGATCTTGCTGAAAAGTCTGTGAAAAAGATTTCTGGCGTGGATGACGTTGAAAGTCTTGCTTATGATGAAGCTACTGGTGTGCTCTACATCGGTGATCGTGGCTCCAAGGCTGCGCTTTATGCATACGAAGATGGCAAGCTGAATAAGATTGAAGCTCCGAAGGATATGCTCCCGGTCTACAGTGTCACAATCGTGAGATAA
- a CDS encoding TonB-dependent receptor: MSASLSARHSDNDYEFDSQNGTPYNPDDDFTDTRRNAEFTEYSGLAKVRVLHANGVFSTLNFNFSRSEGGNPGRDDDQTSVAGYKGEFVQTTYRAELPQLLGWLWLELSLTGKYEKATSHSYYPLDHLGYTMSGMQEYGAAGYSLAPEIVASCLGERLEANLRLSLDASYYEKRGTSSSKWNLMRVATNISGDVSYDVVRNLSVGGEASALIVKDDIHGGKFVQPTTSVVLKTAKDRNVSWSGRGFVRYDAPNSRFGGNLSFGRFVRTPQLMELYGVYPGMLSNPDLKDESALRFEVGGYYMIPKSNTAIRATYFETDLDNGIYWLVSAGISKPKNVGEAHIRGLEAELESRPKKWLSVVLRATFQDAEDRSDEKYYYGKQLPNEPARSYYAEARFDLPFHLDLTWTSEYRTDIFDDRANRIKQPAVDLHHFALGYTPFTKTRLVFALRNLTDETYRNPYISFPTPGREYKLTLTQGF; the protein is encoded by the coding sequence GTGAGTGCGTCTTTGTCGGCGCGGCATAGCGATAACGATTACGAATTTGATAGCCAGAACGGAACGCCGTACAATCCCGATGACGATTTTACGGATACGCGCAGGAACGCTGAATTTACGGAATATTCTGGGCTTGCCAAAGTTCGCGTCTTGCATGCGAATGGTGTGTTTTCGACTTTGAATTTTAACTTTAGCCGTTCTGAAGGCGGTAACCCAGGACGCGATGACGACCAAACGTCTGTGGCGGGCTACAAGGGCGAGTTTGTACAGACGACGTATCGTGCAGAACTTCCGCAGTTGCTCGGTTGGCTTTGGTTGGAACTTTCGCTGACGGGAAAGTATGAAAAGGCGACTTCGCATTCGTATTATCCATTGGATCATCTGGGCTATACGATGTCTGGAATGCAGGAATATGGTGCTGCGGGTTATAGCCTCGCCCCTGAAATCGTTGCCAGTTGTTTGGGAGAACGGCTAGAAGCGAATTTGCGTTTATCCTTGGATGCGTCCTATTATGAAAAGCGGGGGACGTCGTCGAGTAAATGGAACTTGATGCGTGTTGCGACGAATATCTCTGGTGATGTTTCTTATGATGTTGTTCGAAACCTTTCTGTAGGCGGTGAAGCTTCGGCGTTAATTGTCAAGGATGATATTCATGGTGGAAAATTTGTTCAGCCTACGACATCAGTTGTGCTGAAAACAGCGAAAGACCGTAATGTTTCGTGGTCTGGACGAGGCTTTGTGCGCTATGATGCACCGAATTCTCGGTTCGGTGGCAACTTGAGTTTTGGACGATTTGTTCGTACGCCACAATTGATGGAGCTTTATGGTGTTTATCCAGGAATGCTCTCAAATCCTGATTTGAAGGATGAATCGGCGTTGCGTTTTGAAGTCGGTGGCTATTATATGATTCCCAAAAGCAATACCGCAATTCGCGCAACGTATTTTGAAACCGATTTGGATAATGGAATTTATTGGTTGGTGAGTGCAGGTATTTCAAAACCGAAGAATGTTGGAGAAGCGCATATTCGTGGGCTTGAAGCGGAACTCGAAAGTAGGCCGAAAAAATGGCTTTCCGTGGTTTTACGTGCGACATTCCAAGATGCTGAAGATCGTAGCGATGAAAAGTATTACTATGGCAAACAACTCCCGAATGAACCTGCGCGTTCGTATTATGCGGAGGCTCGATTTGATTTGCCGTTCCATCTTGATTTGACATGGACTTCGGAATATCGTACCGACATCTTTGATGACCGTGCAAATCGCATAAAACAGCCTGCTGTAGATTTACACCACTTTGCTTTGGGCTATACACCTTTTACGAAAACTCGACTTGTTTTTGCGCTCAGGAACTTGACGGATGAAACTTATAGAAATCCCTATATATCATTCCCGACACCGGGGCGAGAGTACAAATTAACATTAACACAGGGGTTCTAA
- a CDS encoding TonB-dependent receptor → MTACSRSGSLLGVRVCAAVLLASVSSFSEEFIQDLGESSVYETTSVEKPLQASSSYAEVLPEAWEGRSLSAAEVLASLPGVQYTRQGGVGSFQTVSIRGVSAKNIVVCMDGIPLNDASGGAVDFGTIDLNQIEKIEVYKDRVPAKFGGRGIGGAINFITKGSKPAEVALKPEEKKSGRVLLSYGSHNTWEASTQ, encoded by the coding sequence TTGACTGCGTGCAGTCGTTCTGGCAGTCTCTTGGGCGTTCGCGTGTGCGCGGCCGTACTGCTTGCGAGCGTTTCTAGTTTTTCCGAGGAGTTTATCCAAGATTTAGGCGAGTCCTCCGTTTACGAGACGACGAGTGTTGAAAAGCCTTTGCAGGCGTCTTCGAGCTATGCTGAAGTTTTACCCGAAGCGTGGGAAGGTCGTTCGCTTTCGGCGGCTGAAGTCTTGGCGTCTTTGCCGGGCGTGCAGTACACGCGCCAAGGCGGTGTCGGTAGTTTCCAGACCGTGAGCATCCGCGGAGTCTCGGCAAAGAACATTGTCGTTTGCATGGATGGCATTCCGCTGAATGATGCGTCGGGCGGTGCGGTTGATTTTGGAACGATTGACTTGAATCAGATTGAAAAGATTGAAGTCTATAAGGACCGTGTGCCGGCAAAGTTTGGCGGTCGCGGTATTGGCGGTGCCATCAACTTTATCACGAAAGGTTCGAAACCTGCCGAAGTAGCCCTCAAGCCTGAAGAGAAAAAGTCGGGACGCGTGCTTTTAAGTTACGGCAGCCACAACACGTGGGAGGCTTCGACGCAGTAG
- a CDS encoding DMT family transporter yields the protein MKPAPIKDFESSANASRGLALWHVLAIGTIAFWGTSFVSTKVLLNHGFSAVQIFTLRFTVTYLLLLAMTHKQFRCENWKHELILCLCGLTGCTLYFWAENTALSISPSSNVSLIVCTNPLLIMIFGGLIYKSERLVKRQIFGCVITFIGMVLVVLNEKFILKLSPVGDLLAFGSSCMWAIYSLIVRPLNYKYSTLFITRKMFFYGALSSIIIMLGETAIAPNEAGAGRFLGVPWQNFAEPVVSLNFLCLTVFSSMFGYLIWNKVLKQLGTVLASNYIYAIPLVTIITAVIALGERITSVAIAGAVAIVAGMVLAEWKPRK from the coding sequence ATGAAACCGGCTCCGATTAAAGATTTTGAATCTTCTGCAAACGCTTCGCGCGGTCTTGCGCTTTGGCATGTCCTTGCGATTGGGACGATTGCGTTTTGGGGCACGAGTTTTGTGAGCACGAAGGTGCTCTTGAATCACGGCTTCTCGGCGGTGCAGATTTTCACGTTGCGTTTTACGGTGACGTACTTGTTGCTGCTAGCGATGACTCATAAACAATTCCGTTGCGAAAACTGGAAACACGAACTGATTTTGTGCTTGTGTGGGCTCACGGGTTGCACGCTTTACTTTTGGGCGGAAAATACGGCGCTTTCGATTTCGCCGTCGAGCAATGTCTCGTTGATTGTCTGCACGAATCCGCTATTGATTATGATTTTTGGCGGCCTCATCTATAAGAGTGAGCGTCTAGTCAAACGGCAGATTTTCGGGTGTGTGATTACGTTTATCGGCATGGTGCTTGTGGTGCTGAATGAAAAGTTTATTCTAAAGCTTTCGCCGGTGGGCGACTTGCTTGCGTTTGGCTCGTCGTGTATGTGGGCTATTTATTCCTTGATTGTACGGCCGCTCAATTATAAATACTCTACGTTGTTTATAACGCGTAAGATGTTTTTCTATGGAGCGCTTTCGTCAATAATCATTATGCTTGGAGAAACCGCGATTGCTCCAAACGAGGCGGGGGCGGGGCGGTTCCTCGGAGTCCCGTGGCAGAACTTTGCGGAGCCGGTTGTGTCGCTCAACTTCCTTTGCCTTACGGTGTTTTCGTCGATGTTTGGGTACCTCATCTGGAATAAGGTGTTGAAACAACTCGGAACGGTTTTGGCTAGCAATTATATATACGCAATTCCGCTGGTGACGATTATTACAGCGGTGATTGCTCTTGGGGAACGCATCACGTCGGTCGCGATTGCGGGGGCTGTTGCCATTGTTGCGGGCATGGTCCTTGCGGAATGGAAACCTCGGAAGTGA